A single genomic interval of Helianthus annuus cultivar XRQ/B chromosome 6, HanXRQr2.0-SUNRISE, whole genome shotgun sequence harbors:
- the LOC110892383 gene encoding uncharacterized protein LOC110892383, producing the protein MEETSAHQQHGPWPNFVNNTQVDGLIEEATDDNEVQFADNHPNEPVTPGVQPEIPMSSILPPGETPISWTPSAIHVSQHAGPSRVQVEDTEVYSRSHSRYEYTQSENHQREYRDEVHPRRRASVHTRLGSQQNTHTKTEHNYDLIHRPAEAAENSKFISEIALAPLEKEKLPSTVGKFNGMTDPDDHLRVFTSAGLVGGWTLPMWCRLFIQTLTGAARIWFDNLPTGKITSWKDLRDKFLVHFSQQRRSIRDTSDVMNIWRHDDESLEDFITCYNKEVLEIGDVHEQLIHAQFKYAVRCDDMIKVLSGTEGLLKSWEKVMAMANVYAQTEKNLTTNRPPPPHNRPSDLGSRGGRKFKKNWRDFGSGNYSSEDARTTINKLTTQREAKQENRERQWTPLTKTPAEVLSTEDYQFKPPPPLKNKRGQDPSQYCEYHKDNWHTTNNCISLRTEIEKALKSGELTHLLQNMRKEIKQITRGEEGPSKKAKN; encoded by the exons ATGGAAGAAACTTCCGCTCATCAGCAGCATGGCCCTTGGCCAAATTTTGTGAACAACACTCAGGTTGACGGTCTTATTGAAGAAGCAACAGACGATAACGAAGTACAATTTGCTGATAATCACCCAAACGAGCCTGTCACCCCAGGGGTACAACCGGAAATTCCTATGAGTTCAATTTTGCCTCCAGGAGAAACCCCAATCTCCTG GACACCGTCGGCTATTCATGTTTCACAACATGCTGGTCCATCCAGAGTTCAGGTCGAAGACACTGAGGTTTACTCTAGATCTCATTCGAGATACGAGTACACTCAGTCAGAAAATCACCAAAGAGAATATCGAGACGAGGTGCACCCTCGTAGAAGAGCATCGGTTCATACCAGGTTGGGCTCTCAACAAAATACCCACACCA AGACTGAGCACAACTATGACCTGATACATCGTCCTGCTGAAGCAGCGGAGAATTCAAAGTTTATAAGTGAAATTGCTCTGGCTCCGCTAGAGAAGGAGAAGCTCCCATCCACTGTGGGAAAGTTCAACGGAATGACGGACCCTGACGACCATTTACGAGTTTTTACGAGTGCAGGGTTGGTAGGAGGCTGGACCCTACCCATGTGGTGCCGCCTTTTCATACAAACCCTTACTGGCGCTGCGAGAATATGGTTTGACAACTTGCCCACTGGAAAAATCACGTCGTGGAAGGATTTACGCGACAAGTTTCTAGTTCATTTCAGCCAACAAAGGCGGTCAATTCGAGACACTTCAGATGTAATGAACATTTGGCGTCACGATGATGAAAGTCTAGAGGATTTCATCACATGCTACAATAAGGAGGTACTCGAGATAGGGGACGTACATGAGCAGCTAATTCACGCTCAATTCAAGTACGCAGTTAGGTGCGATGATATGATAAAGGTCTTATCTGGGACAGAAGGACTTCTGAAGAGTTGGGAGAAAGTGATGGCGATGGCCAATGTTTATGCGCAAACAGAAAAAAATCTCACTACCAATAGACCTCCACCACCGCATAACCGTCCCTCAGATCTGGGCTCAAGGGGTGGAAGAAAGTTTAAGAAGAATTGGCGTGATTTTGGCTCAGGGAACTATTCGTCCGAGGATGCTCGGACCACAATCAACAAACTTACCACACAAAGGGAGGCCAAACAGGAGAATAGGGAGAGACAATGGACTCCCTTAACTAAAACCCCTGCAGAAGTCCTGAGCACAGAAGATTATCAGTTCAAACCTCCGCCTCCTTTGAAAAACAAGCGTGGACAAGACCCTAGTCAATATTGTGAATACCACAAGGACAATTGGCATACTACAAACAACTGCATCTCTTTGCGCACCGAGATAGAAAAAGCACTTAAGAGTGGTGAGCTTACTCACCTCCTACAAAACATGCGCAAAGAGATTAAGCAAATCACTCGAGGCGAGGAAGGCCCGAGCAAAAAAGCAAAGAACTGA